Proteins from a genomic interval of Polyodon spathula isolate WHYD16114869_AA chromosome 1, ASM1765450v1, whole genome shotgun sequence:
- the LOC121314630 gene encoding UV excision repair protein RAD23 homolog B-like codes for MQITLKTLQQQTFKIDIDGEETVKALKEKIETEKGKDGFPVAGQKLIYAGKILNDDTALKEYKIDEKNFVVVMVTKPKAAPPAAQPATATSTTPSSTTSSTSAPAPTPVTPAAPAASETVPASAAREEKPTETGDNKPVTTAAPVTSPLGTSSLSANVNIFEEATSALVTGQSYENMVSEIMSMGYEREQVVAALRASFNNPDRAVEYLLTGIPVERESHSITDPVVPQAGITPPAATTGPSLTPTSGLTQPAASATIPGANPLEFLRNQPQFQQMRQIIQQNPSLLPALLQQIGRENPQLLQQISSHQEQFIQMLNEPAQEAAGQGGGLAEAGGGPMNYIQVTPQEKEAIERLKALGFPEGLVIQAYFACEKNENLAANFLLQQNFDDD; via the exons ATGCAGATCACACTGAAAACCCTGCAGCAGCAAACCTTCAAAATTGATATCGACGGAGAGGAGACG GTAAAGGCACTAAAGGAAAAAATTGAAACAGAAAAGGGGAAAGATGGTTTTCCAGTAGCTGGACAGAAACTGATATATGCAg gtAAAATCCTGAATGATGACACAGCTCTCAAAGAGTATAAAATAGATGAGAAGAACTTTGTGGTGGTCATGGTGACAAAG CCTAAAGCAGCCCCTCCAGCTGCCCAGCCTGCCACTGCCACAAGCACCACACCTTCCAGCACTACATCCTCAACCTCTGCTCCAGCACCAACCCCAGTGACACCAGCAGCCCCTGCTGCATCTGAAACTGTACCTGCCAGTGCTGCCAGAGAGGAGAAACCCACCGAGACGGGAGATAACAAACCTGTTACAACTGCAGCGCCTGTAACATCTCCTCTTGG TACATCGAGTCTGTctgcaaatgtaaacatttttgaaGAGGCTACTTCTGCACTTG TGACGGGGCAGTCCTATGAAAACATGGTGTCAGAGATCATGTCGATGGGCTATGAAAGAGAGCAGGTTGTTGCGGCACTAAGAGCCAGCTTTAACAATCCTGACAGAGCAGTTGAATACCTCTTAACG GGTATTCCagtggagagagagagtcatTCAATTACTGATCCTGTTGTGCCGCAAGCAGGCATTACCCCTCCTGCTGCTACTACAGGGCCATCACTAACTCCTACTTCAGGTTTAACACAACCTGCTGCATCAGCCACAATCCCTGGAG CCAACCCCCTTGAGTTCTTGAGGAATCAGCCTCAGTTCCAGCAGATGCGACAGATTATTCAACAGAACCCATCCCTGCTACCAGCCTTATTGCAACAGATAGGGAGAGAGAACCCACAGTTGCTGCAG caaatcagCAGTCACCAGGAGCAGTTTATTCAGATGCTCAATGAGCCAGCACAGGAAGCTGCTGGCCAAGGAGGAGGGCTGGCAGAAGCTGGAGGTGGACCGATGAACTACATTCAAGTAACGCCTCAGGAAAAAGAAGCTATTGAACGG CTAAAAGCGTTAGGATTCCCTGAAGGACTTGTTATTCAGGCTTACTTCGCTTGTGAGAAGAATGAAAACTTGGCGGCAAACTTTCTTCTACAACAGAACTTTGATGATGACTAA